A DNA window from Oryctolagus cuniculus chromosome 21, mOryCun1.1, whole genome shotgun sequence contains the following coding sequences:
- the LOC138843033 gene encoding amyloid beta A4 precursor protein-binding family B member 1-interacting protein-like, giving the protein MGADHRPKGPPGPGRGHTPASGPGPVGPRAKYHRSYRPKVRQSSLMIRKLRAIVALLTTLCGLQTRQRVCSNRVNIGPVLSTPDPTRRTGNGRRRKQTCKEEAMDTTPPYTPPREEEPMDTTPPYEPPELMDTTPPYEPPELMDTTPPYEPPELMDTTPPYEPPELMDTTPPYEPPELMDTTPP; this is encoded by the exons ATGGGGGCTGACCACCGACCTAAGGGGCCCCCAGGCCCAGGTCGGGGTCACACTCCCGCCTCTGGCCCTGGACCAGTTGGTCCACGGGCAAAATACCATAGGTCTTACAGACCAAAAGTCAGACAATCCAGTCTGATGATAAGAAAACTCAGGGCCATCGTGGCACTGCTGACCACTCTCTGCGGGCTTCAGACTCGACAACGCGTGTGCTCCAACAGAGTGAACATCG GACCTGTACTGAGCACGCCTGATCCTACCAGACGAACCGGCAATGGAAGGCGGAGGAAGCAAACCTGCAAA GAAGAAGCCATGGACACTACTCCTCCATACACTCCACCTCGGGAGGAGGAGCCCATGGACACCACACCCCCATATGAGCCACCAGAACTGATGGACACCACACCGCCATATGAGCCACCAGAACTGATGGACACCACACCGCCATATGAGCCACCAGAACTGATGGACACCACACCGCCATATGAGCCACCAGAACTGATGGACACCACACCGCCATATGAGCCACCAGAACTGATGGACACCACGCCCCCATAA